One Lysinibacillus sp. OF-1 DNA segment encodes these proteins:
- a CDS encoding ABC transporter ATP-binding protein, whose translation MFDVLSKLGWFFKKYWKQYTVAIVVLMIASGLEVIPPYLLGSIIDLLTAGEMTPAILTKYVFIFIGIIIGGYLLNFVWQFRLFEGAINLEKILRRNLMQHFLRMTPTFYEKNRTGDLMARATNDLNAVSMTAGFGIMTLIDSTIYMGFIIFAMGYMISWKLTFFAMLPVPIMAILIQYLGKIVHERYMKAQDAFGELNDSVLESVAGVRVVRAYVQEKKDEANFADMSEIVYAKNIHTAKINALFGPITKVGTGISYVVALGYGAHLVAIEAMTVGQLVTFNVYLGLAVWPIFAIGELINVMQQGNASLDRVQETLNYDADVQNIPNPQMIATPNAIGFDALTFQYPMSQVKNLQQISLALKKGQTLGIVGKTGAGKTTFLRQLLREYPIGQGQLSIDGIDITSQTKEQILDWIGYVPQDHVLFSRTIRENILFGKEDATQAELQQAIRAAYFEKDLENLPMGLETLVGEKGVSLSGGQKQRVSIARALIKDPEILMLDDSLSAVDAKTEARIIENIQRERHGKTTIITTHRLSGIQHADVIIVLDDGQIVEQGTHEELLSQQGWYKEQFDRQQLEGGAS comes from the coding sequence ATGTTTGATGTGTTAAGTAAATTAGGCTGGTTCTTTAAAAAATACTGGAAGCAATATACGGTTGCCATTGTGGTACTCATGATTGCCAGTGGATTAGAGGTCATTCCTCCATATTTATTAGGCTCCATTATCGATTTATTGACTGCAGGAGAAATGACACCAGCTATTTTAACAAAATATGTATTCATTTTTATTGGGATTATTATTGGGGGCTATCTATTAAATTTTGTGTGGCAATTCCGACTATTTGAAGGAGCTATAAACCTTGAGAAAATATTACGTCGAAATTTAATGCAGCATTTTTTACGCATGACCCCAACGTTTTATGAGAAAAACCGTACAGGGGATTTAATGGCACGAGCAACAAATGACTTAAATGCCGTATCCATGACAGCTGGTTTTGGCATTATGACGTTGATTGATTCAACGATTTATATGGGCTTTATCATTTTTGCGATGGGCTATATGATTTCATGGAAGCTCACATTTTTTGCGATGTTACCAGTTCCTATTATGGCCATCCTCATACAATATTTAGGTAAAATTGTTCATGAACGCTATATGAAGGCTCAAGACGCTTTTGGTGAGCTGAACGATAGTGTACTGGAATCTGTTGCTGGAGTTCGAGTGGTGCGCGCCTATGTGCAGGAAAAAAAGGATGAGGCTAATTTTGCGGATATGAGTGAGATTGTGTATGCCAAAAATATTCATACAGCTAAAATTAATGCATTATTCGGCCCGATTACGAAAGTCGGAACAGGTATTAGCTATGTTGTAGCACTCGGTTACGGGGCTCATTTAGTGGCGATAGAGGCAATGACGGTTGGGCAACTGGTCACATTTAATGTGTATTTAGGATTAGCGGTTTGGCCAATCTTTGCGATTGGAGAGCTCATCAATGTTATGCAGCAAGGGAATGCCTCACTGGATCGTGTGCAGGAAACATTGAACTATGATGCGGATGTTCAAAATATTCCGAATCCACAAATGATTGCGACACCTAATGCAATTGGTTTTGATGCTTTAACATTCCAATATCCAATGAGTCAGGTGAAAAACTTACAGCAAATTTCACTTGCCCTGAAAAAAGGTCAAACGCTGGGCATTGTCGGCAAGACGGGTGCGGGAAAAACAACCTTCCTTCGCCAATTATTGCGAGAGTATCCAATCGGACAGGGGCAGCTTTCCATTGACGGTATCGACATCACCTCTCAAACCAAGGAGCAGATTCTTGATTGGATAGGCTATGTGCCGCAAGATCATGTGCTATTCTCACGTACTATTCGTGAAAATATATTATTTGGGAAAGAAGATGCGACACAAGCTGAATTACAGCAGGCGATTCGTGCCGCATATTTTGAAAAAGATTTAGAAAATTTACCAATGGGCCTTGAAACACTTGTTGGGGAAAAAGGTGTATCTCTTTCAGGCGGTCAAAAACAACGTGTATCTATTGCTCGTGCACTGATTAAAGATCCTGAAATTTTAATGCTTGATGATTCGCTTTCGGCTGTCGATGCCAAGACAGAGGCAAGAATTATTGAAAATATTCAGCGTGAACGTCATGGGAAAACGACGATTATTACTACGCATCGCCTATCTGGTATTCAGCATGCGGATGTTATCATCGTGTTGGATGATGGACAAATCGTAGAGCAGGGAACACATGAGGAACTTCTTTCGCAACAAGGATGGTATAAAGAGCAATTTGACCGTCAGCAGCTAGAAGGGGGTGCCTCATGA
- a CDS encoding thioesterase II family protein gives MKQEKGYLVYNPNPHAKLKLLCFHHAGGSALSMVPLVRDLSEDIEVCLFELPGRGMTNDLPFLSTFCEAKEYLFKTVFHYIDRPAVLFGHSLGGLFVYALSSLLDDKSQYIQKLIISAARSPITVSNNATHPEAPFTRRTRESVIADIRRLGGVPNELESDSKLFNSIVDVTGRDFHLLDTFKFDDKAFINYPMELWLGAQDSAVPDEEVKLWEKMTLNDYKCKYFNGGHFYLSENEEPAKELTKELMTIYTNIKGEVIHAD, from the coding sequence ATGAAACAAGAAAAAGGATATCTAGTATATAACCCAAATCCACATGCAAAATTAAAATTGCTATGTTTTCATCATGCTGGAGGTTCGGCACTTTCGATGGTTCCTTTAGTGAGAGATTTATCTGAAGATATAGAAGTATGTTTGTTCGAATTACCTGGTAGAGGAATGACTAATGATTTACCGTTTCTATCAACATTTTGTGAGGCAAAAGAATATCTTTTTAAAACAGTATTTCATTATATTGATCGCCCAGCCGTTTTATTTGGTCATAGTTTAGGTGGACTATTTGTCTATGCTTTATCAAGTTTACTGGATGATAAAAGTCAATATATTCAAAAATTAATCATTTCAGCTGCTAGGTCCCCTATAACTGTATCTAATAATGCGACGCATCCTGAAGCTCCGTTTACGAGGCGAACGAGGGAAAGTGTCATAGCAGATATTAGAAGGCTAGGTGGAGTGCCAAATGAGCTTGAGTCTGACTCGAAGCTGTTTAATTCAATCGTTGATGTTACAGGCAGAGATTTTCATTTACTTGATACATTTAAATTCGATGACAAAGCATTTATCAACTATCCAATGGAACTTTGGCTAGGTGCACAAGATTCAGCAGTTCCTGATGAGGAAGTGAAGCTATGGGAGAAAATGACGCTCAATGACTATAAGTGTAAGTATTTTAATGGTGGTCATTTTTACTTAAGTGAGAATGAGGAGCCTGCGAAAGAATTGACAAAGGAACTCATGACTATTTATACCAACATCAAAGGAGAGGTGATTCATGCAGACTAA
- the ablA gene encoding lysine 2,3-aminomutase produces MQTKLKPGERRHYREIELWKDITQEQWDDWHWQLTNTIKTLDDLKKVVNLTAEEEEGVKISLQTIPLNITPYYASLMNPDDVRCPIRMQSVPLSAEIMKSHYDLEDPLDEDEDSPVPGITHRYPDRVLFLVTNQCSMYCRYCTRRRFSGQVGMAVPKKQLDRAIDYIRNNKEVRDVLLSGGDALLINDKILEYILSSLRDIPHVEIIRIGTRAPVVFPQRITDDLCTILKKYHPVWLNTHFNTSIELTDEAKEACEKLVNAGVPVGNQSVILTGINDSVPIMKKLVHDLVKIRVRPYYIYQCDLSEGISHFRAPISKGLEIIESLRGHTSGYAVPTFVVDAPNGGGKIALQPNYILSHSPEKVVLRNYEGVISSYPEIKHYESGTADSYFSEVYDLKSYESTGVSKLLEAEPSKSLVPTNLPRYKLRERYKEEGAETLKDKRENRDLLKQKKIVQAQKINKC; encoded by the coding sequence ATGCAGACTAAACTTAAACCAGGTGAAAGAAGACATTATAGGGAAATTGAACTTTGGAAAGATATTACCCAAGAGCAATGGGATGACTGGCATTGGCAATTAACGAACACTATTAAAACGTTAGATGATTTAAAGAAAGTTGTAAACTTAACTGCTGAAGAAGAAGAAGGAGTGAAAATTTCTCTACAAACAATACCTTTGAATATAACTCCTTATTATGCATCTTTAATGAATCCAGATGATGTACGATGTCCAATACGCATGCAATCTGTTCCATTATCTGCTGAAATTATGAAGAGTCACTATGATCTAGAAGATCCGTTGGATGAAGATGAAGATTCTCCTGTACCAGGTATAACTCATAGGTATCCTGATAGAGTATTGTTCTTGGTAACCAATCAATGCTCCATGTATTGTAGATATTGTACAAGAAGAAGGTTTTCTGGACAGGTGGGGATGGCAGTACCTAAAAAGCAGCTTGATAGAGCTATTGATTATATTAGGAATAATAAAGAAGTCAGAGATGTTTTATTATCGGGCGGAGATGCCTTATTAATTAATGACAAAATTCTCGAATATATTTTAAGCAGTTTAAGAGACATACCGCATGTTGAAATCATTCGAATTGGTACTAGAGCACCAGTAGTATTTCCTCAAAGAATAACGGATGATTTGTGTACGATTTTAAAGAAATATCATCCTGTATGGCTAAATACACACTTCAATACATCGATAGAATTAACCGATGAAGCGAAAGAAGCCTGTGAGAAATTGGTCAATGCGGGGGTTCCAGTTGGGAATCAATCTGTTATTCTGACAGGCATAAATGATAGCGTGCCAATAATGAAAAAATTAGTACATGATTTAGTTAAAATCCGGGTTAGACCATACTATATTTATCAGTGTGATCTGTCTGAAGGGATTAGCCATTTTAGAGCGCCTATTTCTAAAGGATTGGAAATAATTGAATCTTTAAGAGGACATACTTCTGGTTATGCTGTACCAACATTCGTAGTAGACGCACCAAACGGAGGTGGGAAGATAGCTTTACAGCCAAATTATATACTTTCTCACAGTCCTGAGAAAGTCGTTTTAAGAAATTATGAAGGCGTTATTTCTTCTTATCCAGAGATAAAGCACTATGAGTCAGGTACAGCCGATAGTTATTTCTCTGAAGTGTATGATTTAAAATCATACGAATCAACAGGCGTTTCAAAGCTTTTAGAGGCTGAACCTTCGAAAAGCTTAGTACCTACAAATCTTCCGCGATATAAATTAAGAGAAAGATATAAAGAAGAGGGGGCGGAGACATTAAAGGATAAAAGAGAAAATAGAGATCTTTTAAAACAAAAGAAAATAGTACAAGCACAGAAAATAAATAAATGCTAG
- a CDS encoding ABC transporter ATP-binding protein — MSTSQRLTRYAMHFKKPILLGLFFLTIAVFTELVGPFIAKHIIDNYMTIGHIEIKPITWLLLVYLLLAIATAILRYFMYIYLQIGANRVIQKLRKDVFEHIQTLPIQYFDNLPAGKIVARVTNDTEAVRNLYVQVLSNFVTSFISIIGVYIALFILNWKMAMLALTMIPIVYVWMILYRKFASKYNDVIRTKIADINAMINESIQGMTIIQAFRREQQMTKEFDDMNNEHYAYERKLLVLDSATSFNLVNTLRLIMFTVFIFYFGTQSFTATQVVSAGTLYAFVDYLTKLFNPITNIVNQFSQLERSLIAGKRVFEVLDTDGEPVSEKSLPRYKGNVVFEDVSFAYKDNEYVLKNLSFEAHQGETIALVGHTGSGKSSIMNLLFRFYDPSKGKITIDGIDITSVPRQTMREHMGIVLQDPYLFTGTIASNVGLNNPNISSEKIEASLNAVGGERVLSNLPNGYDEPVIEKGSTLSSGQRQLISFARALAFDPAILILDEATSNIDTETEEIIQHAMDVLKKGRTTFIIAHRLSTIKNADRILVLDRGQIIENGTHDELLALGGIYNKMYQMQANSLQ, encoded by the coding sequence ATGAGTACGAGTCAACGTTTAACACGCTATGCGATGCATTTTAAAAAGCCGATATTACTAGGCTTATTCTTCCTTACAATCGCCGTATTTACGGAGCTTGTTGGGCCATTTATTGCCAAGCATATTATTGATAATTACATGACAATTGGTCATATTGAAATCAAACCGATTACATGGCTACTACTCGTTTATTTACTGTTAGCCATTGCAACGGCTATATTACGCTATTTTATGTATATCTATTTACAAATTGGTGCAAACCGCGTCATTCAAAAATTACGTAAGGATGTTTTTGAGCATATTCAAACTTTACCAATTCAGTATTTCGATAATTTACCAGCAGGTAAAATTGTTGCGCGTGTAACAAATGATACAGAAGCGGTGCGTAATTTATATGTACAGGTGCTATCCAATTTTGTTACGAGCTTTATTTCCATCATTGGTGTATATATCGCACTCTTTATTTTAAATTGGAAAATGGCAATGCTAGCTTTAACGATGATTCCTATTGTTTACGTATGGATGATTTTGTATCGAAAATTTGCCTCAAAGTATAATGATGTCATTCGTACAAAAATCGCTGACATTAATGCCATGATTAATGAATCCATTCAAGGCATGACCATTATTCAGGCATTCCGTCGTGAGCAGCAAATGACGAAGGAATTTGATGACATGAATAATGAGCATTATGCATACGAACGTAAGCTATTAGTGCTCGATTCAGCCACATCCTTTAACCTTGTGAATACGTTAAGACTAATTATGTTTACGGTCTTTATTTTCTATTTTGGTACGCAATCATTTACAGCAACCCAAGTGGTTTCAGCGGGTACTTTGTATGCGTTTGTCGATTATTTAACAAAGCTATTTAATCCAATTACGAATATCGTGAACCAATTTTCTCAGCTTGAGCGTTCTCTAATTGCTGGGAAACGTGTTTTCGAGGTGCTAGATACAGACGGTGAGCCTGTCTCTGAAAAAAGCCTCCCACGATATAAAGGCAATGTCGTTTTCGAGGATGTTTCCTTTGCTTATAAAGACAATGAATACGTGCTGAAAAACCTATCATTTGAGGCACATCAAGGTGAAACGATTGCCTTAGTTGGTCATACGGGCTCTGGAAAAAGTTCCATTATGAACTTGTTATTCCGCTTCTATGACCCATCAAAAGGCAAAATTACCATTGATGGCATTGATATCACCTCTGTTCCTCGTCAAACGATGCGTGAACATATGGGAATAGTGCTACAGGATCCTTACTTATTTACAGGTACGATTGCTTCAAATGTCGGCTTAAACAACCCTAATATATCATCCGAAAAAATAGAAGCTTCTTTAAATGCTGTAGGAGGCGAACGGGTTTTATCGAACTTACCTAATGGTTATGATGAGCCAGTGATTGAGAAGGGTAGTACGTTATCCTCAGGGCAACGTCAGCTGATTTCGTTTGCGCGGGCACTTGCCTTCGATCCAGCGATTTTAATTTTAGATGAAGCGACATCGAATATTGATACGGAAACGGAAGAAATTATTCAGCATGCAATGGATGTCCTGAAAAAAGGACGAACAACATTTATTATTGCCCATCGACTGTCTACGATTAAAAATGCCGATCGTATCCTTGTACTTGATCGAGGACAAATTATAGAGAATGGCACGCATGATGAACTGCTAGCACTTGGCGGTATTTATAACAAAATGTATCAAATGCAAGCGAATTCCTTACAATAA
- a CDS encoding condensation domain-containing protein, translating into MLQNDKKLALTPLQLVMLMETLKDPTSDAYWQILSYEIPNSFTFEEIQDAWLNTAKANPALRTKFEWQQEIEPIQIIQNNVEDINVVEVNYLRIQDEFMNIENWFKSEIGRLQQTMLNKTQQFYLIQNWKPSKNLLVWVHHHIIMDGWSIAQTLEDFFKLLNKDVTSLAIRPDIEPYLHYISDPMYQKGLEKYWGNVLSDLAEAETLAIEKSQHITQKPLFMYIDKELSKRAAENLHAYSIKNRVTTSSIALTIWGVLINRYQHTNKLYVGSTFALRPYQLIESSDMNGMLINTLPVKIDIEDELTLKEVCLQTMDHLQDVSENSGVPYSKLLQFGGVSGDTEIFKTSVIFQNFKGTLNNKKNGDLVHQYGTSSDPLSVTFDITQDSICLRLGWDQQRYEKTELLRLLDSLEYIFENIDNYNNMLVQNINLTQGEELYLKNVLTTEFSTTSENFSIQSILGDHRDDSLAISDGQRNLSYRDVKRYSNIVANQLLEEGVQSGDTVALVGKKSIETAIGIFAAWTIGAAWCAIDTSIPEARTKRTLDILQPKTSLFLDNIPTIIERSMDEKEMISEAYRFKSEDVAYYISTSGSTGEPKIVSLKTEGLSQLIQSWKQFYDLSSEQHVLQLGSWTSDVFLGDLLKAWSTNGCLFVCEEDKKIDMAYLAEMAAKYKISFLESTPVLVREFIHYLNEVNIILKDLKTIVVGADTFRLEEKNEICDMLWDGVNFYNGYGLSECTIESLVYTCNNNHDSSKSGLCPIGKPLPGTMVRIVDKSGNSVAPGMIGELHIGGKQVTKGYVTEEGLVTSNSYTLNDVNYFRTGDLVRLNANGVIEFYGRSDQQVKIRGYRLELGEVENALLSLQPGMECFVICLPSNNGENTLIAFISGTDQSIETINSSISKILPDFAIPNIIVPLERLPRNTNGKIDRVLLRKQAEELLNQLTDTSTISMSGDMVDIVRETWEVVLGKKVQLNRSLFDQGGHSLIVLKLYNLLRKVLPSYEFVVGDLFRYPTINRFVEEITARKEAVPIQESTVPSYSKIEVLEKVKQGELSVEEAMKIIGGHRL; encoded by the coding sequence ATGCTACAAAATGATAAGAAACTCGCGTTAACACCATTGCAGCTAGTTATGTTAATGGAAACGTTAAAGGACCCAACATCAGATGCATATTGGCAAATTTTATCTTATGAAATTCCTAATTCATTTACATTCGAAGAGATTCAAGATGCTTGGTTAAATACTGCCAAAGCCAACCCAGCATTAAGAACAAAATTTGAGTGGCAGCAAGAGATAGAACCAATCCAAATTATTCAAAACAATGTAGAAGACATCAATGTAGTCGAGGTTAATTATTTAAGGATTCAAGATGAATTTATGAATATAGAGAATTGGTTTAAAAGTGAGATTGGTAGGCTACAGCAAACGATGCTGAATAAGACGCAACAATTTTATCTTATTCAAAATTGGAAACCATCTAAAAACTTATTAGTATGGGTGCATCATCATATCATTATGGATGGTTGGTCAATTGCTCAAACACTTGAAGATTTCTTTAAGCTGTTAAATAAGGATGTCACTTCATTAGCCATTCGTCCAGATATAGAACCTTATTTACATTATATTAGTGATCCAATGTATCAAAAAGGACTGGAAAAATATTGGGGAAATGTATTAAGTGATTTAGCTGAAGCCGAAACATTAGCTATAGAAAAGTCACAACATATTACTCAAAAGCCATTATTCATGTATATCGATAAAGAGTTAAGCAAGAGAGCGGCAGAAAATCTTCATGCCTATAGCATAAAGAATAGAGTTACAACTTCAAGTATTGCTTTAACAATATGGGGCGTGTTAATCAATCGATATCAACATACGAATAAGCTATACGTAGGATCGACTTTTGCATTAAGACCATATCAATTAATAGAGTCGAGTGATATGAATGGAATGCTTATAAACACATTACCCGTCAAAATAGATATAGAAGATGAACTAACATTAAAAGAAGTATGTCTACAGACAATGGATCATCTGCAAGATGTTTCTGAAAACAGCGGAGTTCCGTATTCTAAATTATTACAGTTTGGTGGGGTGTCTGGAGATACAGAAATCTTTAAAACCTCTGTTATTTTCCAAAATTTCAAGGGAACTTTAAATAATAAAAAGAATGGTGATTTGGTTCACCAATATGGAACAAGCTCTGATCCATTATCGGTAACATTTGATATTACGCAAGACTCCATATGCTTACGATTAGGTTGGGATCAACAACGTTATGAGAAAACGGAGCTTCTAAGACTTCTAGATTCACTTGAGTATATATTTGAAAATATAGATAACTATAATAATATGTTGGTCCAAAATATTAACTTAACACAAGGCGAAGAGCTATATTTAAAAAATGTTTTGACGACAGAATTTTCTACTACGTCTGAAAATTTTTCAATTCAATCCATTTTAGGAGACCATAGGGATGATTCCTTAGCCATTTCAGATGGTCAAAGAAATTTAAGTTATCGTGATGTGAAAAGATATAGCAATATTGTGGCAAATCAACTGCTCGAAGAAGGAGTACAGAGCGGGGATACAGTTGCACTGGTAGGAAAGAAAAGTATTGAAACAGCAATCGGTATTTTTGCTGCTTGGACAATAGGTGCGGCATGGTGTGCTATTGATACGAGTATACCTGAAGCAAGAACTAAACGTACATTAGACATATTGCAGCCAAAAACATCATTATTCCTAGATAACATTCCAACCATTATTGAACGTAGTATGGATGAAAAAGAAATGATAAGCGAGGCTTACAGATTTAAATCGGAAGATGTGGCATATTATATTTCTACTTCTGGTAGTACAGGGGAACCTAAAATCGTTTCATTAAAAACAGAAGGGTTGTCACAACTAATCCAAAGCTGGAAACAATTTTATGACCTTTCTAGTGAACAACATGTTCTTCAACTAGGGAGTTGGACATCCGATGTTTTTTTAGGTGATTTGCTGAAGGCATGGTCAACGAATGGCTGCTTGTTCGTTTGCGAGGAAGATAAAAAAATTGATATGGCATATTTAGCAGAAATGGCAGCTAAATATAAAATTTCGTTTTTGGAGTCAACACCTGTTTTAGTAAGGGAATTTATTCACTATTTAAATGAGGTAAATATTATCTTAAAAGATTTAAAAACGATAGTGGTAGGTGCTGATACGTTCAGACTTGAAGAAAAGAATGAAATATGTGACATGCTTTGGGACGGCGTCAATTTTTACAATGGTTATGGTCTAAGTGAATGTACAATTGAGTCTCTAGTTTATACGTGTAATAACAATCATGACAGTTCTAAATCCGGACTTTGTCCAATAGGTAAACCATTACCAGGAACAATGGTGAGAATTGTTGATAAATCAGGTAATTCGGTAGCCCCTGGCATGATAGGTGAACTACACATTGGAGGGAAACAAGTAACAAAAGGCTATGTAACCGAGGAGGGTTTAGTTACCTCAAATAGTTATACTCTGAATGATGTTAACTACTTCCGGACTGGTGATTTAGTTAGGTTGAACGCTAATGGAGTGATTGAATTTTATGGGCGCAGTGATCAGCAAGTAAAAATTCGAGGCTATCGATTAGAATTAGGAGAAGTAGAGAACGCGTTATTATCCCTTCAACCAGGTATGGAATGTTTTGTTATCTGTCTTCCAAGTAATAACGGTGAAAATACTTTAATTGCCTTTATAAGTGGAACAGACCAAAGTATTGAGACCATTAATAGTAGTATCTCTAAGATACTTCCGGATTTCGCTATTCCGAATATTATTGTTCCTTTAGAAAGGCTACCCCGCAATACGAATGGCAAGATTGATAGAGTTTTGCTAAGGAAACAAGCTGAAGAATTACTTAATCAGTTAACCGATACATCGACTATCTCAATGTCAGGAGATATGGTTGATATTGTAAGAGAGACATGGGAAGTAGTTTTAGGAAAAAAGGTACAGTTGAATCGTAGCCTATTCGATCAAGGTGGCCATTCTTTAATTGTACTGAAATTATATAACTTACTTAGAAAAGTGTTGCCTTCGTATGAGTTTGTAGTTGGTGATCTTTTCAGATATCCAACGATTAATCGGTTTGTAGAAGAAATTACGGCTAGAAAAGAAGCTGTGCCTATCCAAGAAAGTACTGTTCCATCTTACAGCAAAATTGAAGTACTTGAAAAAGTGAAACAAGGCGAGCTTTCAGTGGAGGAAGCTATGAAAATAATAGGTGGTCATAGATTGTGA
- the crcB gene encoding fluoride efflux transporter CrcB produces the protein MKTFLVVGIGGFFGAISRYGLNLIWPSTNGFPYTTLCINIVGCFCLAWLFTTFIKRTPIVVGLGTGFCGAFTTFSTFSLETLLLLENNEWLQAVLYVVVSVLGGLAGAWLGIRLARGRMV, from the coding sequence TTGAAGACATTTTTAGTAGTTGGGATCGGCGGATTTTTTGGCGCAATCAGTCGATATGGTCTTAATCTGATTTGGCCAAGCACGAACGGTTTCCCTTATACAACACTTTGTATAAATATAGTTGGATGCTTTTGCTTAGCATGGCTTTTCACCACTTTTATAAAACGCACACCGATTGTAGTAGGACTTGGGACTGGCTTTTGTGGTGCTTTTACTACTTTTTCGACATTTTCCTTAGAGACACTGCTACTCCTTGAAAATAATGAGTGGCTACAGGCTGTACTTTATGTTGTCGTAAGTGTTTTAGGAGGACTAGCAGGTGCATGGCTGGGGATACGACTTGCAAGGGGGCGCATGGTATGA
- a CDS encoding class I SAM-dependent methyltransferase: MVSFYGSLSTELYDIDKYIGKTFGDVEYYSERLEGVKGKILEPAVGNGRILIPLLHKGLNIEGFDLSDDMLRLCKKNCAERELSPNLYSLNMCNFSLEQKYEAIIIPTGSFLLLHQREDSLKALKCFYDHLEDGGRLIVDTFLPESFEKGYVSTRILKNQDGDSITLEEVLVDVDYINQFTITHNKYQKWQNTKLIDTELEVFPLKWYGVEEFRAILQDIGFKDVTISADYEYNKYPTNGSEVFTYEAIKK, from the coding sequence ATGGTAAGTTTTTATGGTAGTTTATCTACAGAATTATATGATATAGATAAATATATTGGTAAAACATTTGGCGATGTAGAGTATTATTCAGAAAGGTTAGAAGGCGTTAAGGGAAAGATATTAGAGCCTGCCGTTGGTAATGGACGTATCTTAATACCTCTATTGCATAAAGGGCTAAATATTGAAGGTTTTGACCTTTCTGATGACATGTTACGATTATGCAAAAAAAATTGTGCAGAAAGAGAGCTTTCACCAAATCTATATTCATTAAATATGTGCAATTTTTCTTTGGAACAAAAATATGAGGCGATTATTATTCCGACTGGCTCGTTCCTATTATTGCATCAAAGAGAAGATTCTTTAAAAGCCTTAAAGTGTTTTTATGATCACCTAGAGGATGGAGGCCGCTTAATAGTAGATACTTTTCTTCCTGAGTCGTTTGAGAAGGGTTATGTTTCAACTAGAATATTAAAAAATCAAGACGGTGACTCTATAACGTTGGAAGAAGTATTGGTAGATGTGGACTACATTAATCAATTTACTATTACTCACAATAAATATCAGAAATGGCAAAATACGAAACTAATTGACACTGAGTTAGAAGTTTTCCCATTAAAGTGGTATGGAGTAGAAGAGTTTCGAGCAATTTTACAAGATATTGGATTTAAAGATGTTACGATTTCTGCGGATTATGAGTATAATAAATATCCAACAAATGGTTCAGAGGTATTTACGTATGAAGCTATAAAAAAATAG
- the crcB gene encoding fluoride efflux transporter CrcB yields MILVGIGGIFGALSRFYLGKLLVHPYPWATFIINCTGSFALGFLFALHVGDWLWQLIGIGFLGAYTTFSTFGFETLQLIEQQKWRQAISYIASTLLVGILFAAIGYLVV; encoded by the coding sequence ATGATTTTGGTCGGGATTGGGGGAATTTTTGGCGCTTTGTCAAGATTCTATTTAGGAAAATTACTTGTACATCCATATCCATGGGCAACTTTTATCATTAATTGTACAGGCTCCTTTGCACTTGGTTTTTTATTCGCCCTGCATGTCGGTGACTGGTTGTGGCAATTGATAGGCATAGGCTTTTTAGGAGCCTACACGACATTCTCTACGTTTGGGTTTGAAACACTACAGCTTATAGAGCAACAAAAATGGAGACAAGCCATTAGCTATATTGCCAGTACCTTGCTAGTTGGAATTCTATTTGCTGCTATCGGTTATCTTGTTGTGTAA